TAAAACCGCAGAAGCCTTGAATGATTATTTCTGTAATAAGTGAGATGCTGTGACCATAGCAGTGGCCCCTAAAAGTACTTTTTGTTAGCTGAATTCACTCAGCGCTGTAGGAGAACAGGTCTGAGGGGGGATGTAGGCAGTTGGAGGAAGTGGAGCTTTAACTCAGAGTTGTGTAGACGTATTGATCTGCATCCTCAAAAAGAAATCAGGACGTCTTCAATTTGTCTGGAAATGTCTTTGAAATGGCTCGATGTGTAAATTTTTAAAGTCAGGAGTACACATCTGGAAAACTGCACGACTGTGCTCACGCTCTGACTTTATGGGGCTTTTGCCGACTGAGTCAAGATGGAAGACGGTAGCCAAACAGATTTGTTACTGTACATAGAGTGTGTCTCTAGTTTTAACATAGGTGATTTTCACAAGTAGGAATGAATTATTGACAGAAACATTGTAAATGCCAGGAAGGAATAGAGCACCGACGCATCCCTTGGAACACGAGCACTACAAAAGAGGTGGTTCTACCGCAGAGCAACTTTCCTGATGAATGTTTTGTATATGATGTAAGAATAAATGCAAATGTATAACATAATAGTAAGAGAGAGGCTGAAAATTGCAGCttttgtggttgactgaaaaaacatttttcaattataatcagtcaccctgagtttttcatgcaggctgaacatgaaaacaatcttctacacctatctcctgcattggcttctgataggaaataggTGGTAAAACGCTAGGGTTTGAAAAtcttcacatatctatgtcacactgtgaattggcATTCAAGGCCTCGCCCTTCTTGGCTTGCGCCCGCCCACGGGGagacttttaaaaaaattttgcagcgagaagagagagagagaaagtggaaaGTGTCTTGGTgaaagtgactttgcaacatggctgaacgcgttctgttagccaatcagaagcgaggtgtgtgcatatcattaataaaaatGAGTTATCTTGcttttttcagcccacctctgcaccagcaaacttcagtcTTTTTGAATGACTCATAAgacattgatttacactagagaacactgcaaaagtgctgaaaaaaatgagtaaaccacacctttaagcaaTCATAAGATAATAACAGCTCCAGTGTATTAACCTCTGTTTGCATGATTGCAAACTAGCTATGTGACCCAGGAGACACAGAATGATGGTATGTTGTAAAGGAAAAGACCTTAAAAAATCATGTAACATACAACTGAAGCAATTCACCTGGTTTAGATGATGCATGTATGTATATTTTTATGGTTTTGTACATCTAATATTGCtgtaaataaaaactgaaaattgtATTTAGGTCTACAGACGTTTCGTATCCTACAAGAAGACATGTAAAATCATTATTTTAGTTCACTTTTTTCAAATGAAGTGGTAAATGGACTGCATTCATATGTAGGCCTTACTTTCTGACATGAATCAAGTGCCAAATGAAACACAAAAATCCATCTGAGGACACTCTTtgcaaacactcactgccatctcaTTTGTTCAGTTTTTACCAATAGCTCATGAGGATTTGAAGGTTTAAACGTTTACTGACTGGTAAATGGAAATTAATGTGAGGTTTGTTCTGGCTCTGATTAGATTACGACATAgagcttttttttgtttgtttcttccaTCAGCTAACGTAAAAAttgaaaaagtttatttttagattttgttgtAATGTCACTACAATGTCACCAAAGGGCAATatatccatctgatgcagcttcTAAAGAAGGAAAAAGAGGACAAAGACGAAAAAGAGATGTAGCAAATTAGCTTGTTGCAAATTAGTAAATATTTAAAGCCAAAGTTAACCTTACAATCCTATGGCGTCAACTCCCCTTCTCAGCATATAAAGGCAATAACATTTCTAAGTTTGTATCACTGTAGCTCTCTCTGGGATTAGCACTTTTACTCCACACAaccattatgtttcacaaagttaCATAGATAGTTGTAGTTGTGTTTTTAAGTAAATAAGAAGAGAAAAAGTCTTGGAGCGAGCTCCCCCTATTGCTAACGCCACAAATGCTGTATTTGAAAGAATTTACAGGAGGTGTTCTAAGTAAATATTGTAATTTTATAAATGTGGTttcatcttctcctcctcctccttcccccTTTAATTTGTTATTTCATTTTATTGATGGCCACATACTGCCTATAAGGCATTTATAAATTTTATTTAAACCAACGTGGGAACAAAACAACTCAATCCTGGTGTCTTTCGAGATTAAGGAATTTCGCTCTCTGCTGGAGACAAGCGGTTACTACAGCATTTATTAAATAAATATGTAGATTCTTTCTAAATAAAACATACCATTTAAAAATTACTAAGAATTTTAAATTAGCATTGTTAGTTTTGATAACGGGAAAGCCAGAACGCTTCCCCTAAACAAACTACTAAAACTCGACAAATCTATTTTAAATTTCTGTGTTCATTGTTCAATAAAAGCAAGTACCATCAGCAGGTAGCTAACAGCACTACAAACACATCAGATCAAACGCCCTCTGGCGGTCACTAGGCGAAAATAACCTCACGGTTTAATTCTTGATAAATACGTGACGTTCTTTCTACAAGTCATCCAAAATTAATTCTGATGTTTCAGGGCAATCTAACATGGTGatgtttattgattttttttaaataatgtttttttgtAGCCTGAAGTCAATTAATGTTATTACAAAAAAGATCCAAACGCGTTTGTGTGGTCACGTGAATGAATGCGGAAGCGGATCCTTGCATCCGGGAAAGTCAGCTGCCCGAGAAGCTGTTTATTCGCGATTTAGCTTGATGCCTAAACGTAGTCCTCATTGCTCGGCGGACCCTGCAAACACTTTTCTCCGTTTCTGTTTTGAGACTGGCCTCCCGTGAGGGACTAGAAAGATGAAGTCTTTGTTTTGTGTCGAGGGGCTCCTTTTTCTGTGTTTCGTGCTGCTCAGCCAAGTTTCAGCGAAGGTAAGGCTAATACTAGCCGTTGTTAGCTGTAAACACAAAATGGTGATGTGGCTTACAAAGCACAATTAAATTCTTAAAAACCAATTTTTGGCGAGTTTTTTTGGACAGAGTTCAGCGTTAGAATATTTAACATCCAACACTTGATTGCAGTGGATCTATCGTGGTTTTTAAACGTCCATATGCTTTCTGTAGGGTTTGACCTGGCCCGCCTGCCTTGGGAAACAGTTATTTCTTTGAAACTAACGCTAATAACACAGCTACAATAACAAaccttttaaaatgttttctgttaTGCTGGTTATATTTATGCAGTTCCCTTCCAAAATGCCCATTTCAACTGTCTTACGCAACTAAAAAGATAACTAAACAAAAGGTCATTGTTGTGATTTCTTTAataaacagaactcagaagacatcCGCTGTAAATGCATCTGTCCCCCATACAGAGACGTTGAAGGGCAGATCTACAAACAAAATGTCTCTCTTAAAGACTGGTATGTTaagtaaaaatacatttttataaatGTAGTTTTCCCCCTCATCAAAGCCCATTAATGCTGTTCTCTGGTCAGTAACTGTCTCCACGTAGTTGAACCAATGCCGGTGGATGGGAAGGATGTAGAGGCCTACTGTCTGCGCTGTGAGTGTAAATATGAAGAGAGGAGCTCAGGTACAATTAAGGTGAGcctgtttcatttatttttttacccttTTGTTGCTTCAGGACTCCAGTAAATAAGCACAAATTAAGTTGATAATTATTCCTGATTACAAAGAAAGTGTCTTATTTTAATTTGGCACTGATTTTATCAAAGAGTAGACCAAAGATGTGACGCACAACTTATCAGTGTTACACACACACTCTTGATTGCTCCTTATCTCCAGGTTACCATCATTATGTACCTCTCTATACTGGGCCTGCTGCTGCTCTACATGGTCTACCTGACTCTCCTGGAGCCCATGTTGAAGAGACGGCTGTTTGGACACTCCCAGCTCATCCAGAGCGATGATGACATCGGGGTATGTGTTGCTCTCAGGTTTACAGAATCACTACTACCTTTTATGATTTTTACTTTTCCATCTGCTCAGCTGAGCTGCTACTCTCCAGTATCAAGGTTTCTGCGTAACCTCTTGTTTCATAGAATATCACATGGAAGTCATGTGTTTCTGGTCAAATTTTAACAGTGTTATGAGTCTGCAGTGGATGTCCAGACTCGTGTGTTTGACAGCTGTTGAACGGGCCGAATTTTGCATTAGATGAAGTTTCTTTTGCTGTAAGAGCCTTCAATATAAACAAAAATGAGCCTTTTACACTGTTTTCTACTACATACTTTAAGCAGCAATCCCATAATGCATTAGTAGTCACAAAGAGGACATTGCTGCATATTCTGCTCCATTTTCTCTTCACGAAGTACCTTTTTTTTTGGAAGTAATAATTAAAGAAAATGCTATTTTAACACAAATGTAGTCAAAGTAGCTTCATTTTATTATGATGAAAGTCTGAATGACAAGGATCTGGGATAGAAGAGGTGTTGGTGTCTTTAATATAGAGACTGAGTCCAGCTCTTGTCCTTTTTGGAGGCATTCCTGAAATTCCCAGTTAATAAAAAAAACGcacacttgtttatttatttatttatttattttctttaaccaTATTCTATCATCTTTACACTTGAattataaaataacaaaatgacagtGAGCCAGATATAAAAGATTTATTGGGCCTCATATGGAGCCAAATGAGGAGAAAAACAATGATTAACTAAAAGGACAGTGAGCTTTTACATAACAGTCGTGCGACTCATCAGAGTCGTTCTTTGTGACATTCCTGATTATCAGTTGTGACAGAAACCATTTAAATGCTCAAAGTGACGATGAAAGCTGATTGTTATGGAAAAGTTTTTAGATATTAGCAGgaggaatggtgtgtgtgtgtgagtgcgttgtGACGGCAGCGGTGGTAAAAAGAGGCGTGGGTAGAGCTTTtgacaaaatgtttaaaattttttAATGTGTGATGGAAGGCTAAATGCAGCATGAGTGTTCAGGATCTGTTGTCACATGGAGGTGAATCTATTAATATGCTTTTTAGTCCAGATAAGTGCTTTAATTACACCTAACGAACCATGACTGAAAATACTTTTTTTCTTAAAATTTCTCttgaaaaataagtaaaaacatgtttttgtctaaattgtaggggtgtaacggttcacggGGGAGTTTTGAACCGGTTCGGTCCACTTGCAAACCGTTTTGGTTTATTTTCTCTGTTAAAtaataaatttttatttgagtgatttaagagcagcagataaaagttcaTAGGCGAGTTTCCGCACAGACTCTGTATTGAGTGGCGCACGATGGCTGCACGTGCCCGATCTTCACTTATAAAATGTgacctgcaaattctgatcaacgcctttcagagcggatcaaaccagctggctgtcacTGCTAGCAATGCGTCGCGCCTCCCTCTCTTCTCTCACACCGCCGGCACACagcagcaaaaatgtaaacaaacacgtctgctgaaTTTTCCCCGTAACaattgatgtaaagttttcatcctacagcgaggaagctcgttatttaaAACGAGTTTTAAcgaagaaactctgggcggtgtgaggtgagttttaaggctcgctgcagaaataaaaacacggagcatcaacagtcaaacacaacacttgtctgtaggagcgtgacactcatagctgcacaAATATCTTGTGAAGTAATTAAATACATCATGCTAGATAatcagcctgtgatgacacctggttctgctcactataggagctgctttagattaaataaataaatataataataataatactgccctctccctgggctgctaccttaccatggtggaggggtttgagtgtctcaatgatcctacgaACTaaattgtctgaggctttatgcctctggccgcgtcacccatggcaaaccggtcctaggtgagggatcagacaaagagcagcccaaagacctcttataaTGAATAATATAAatagaaaccgtgttccctcgcccggacgtgggtcactgaggcccccctctggagccaggcctggaggtggggcatgctggcgagcgcctggtggccgggctttcacccatggagcccggccgggcacagcccgaagatgaAACGTGGGTCCCCATGGGCTCATAACTCgttggaggggccaaaggggtcggttgcagtgtgtgacaggtggtagtcgagggtgggGGACCTTGgccgtctgatcctcggctacagaagctggctcttggcacatggaatgtcacctctctggtggggaaggagcctgagttggtgtgtgaggttgagaggttccgactagatatagtctgactcgcctcaacacatggctctggctccggaatCAGTTTCCTTgataggggttggactttctaccactctggagttgctcccactgagaggagccgagcaggggtgggcatactagttgcccccccatcttggtgcctgtatgttggggtttaccctggtgaatgagagggtagcctccctccgcctacgtgtggggggatgggttctgactgtggtctgtgcttatgcaccaaactacagttaagactacccaccctttttggagaccttggagggggtgctggagagcgcggtttccggtgactccctcgttctgctggaggactgtaatgctcacgtgggcaacaatagtgagacctggagaggtgtggttgggtcgAATTCAGatccgggctgttaggtcccggatctgaatttgagtggtgttttgttattggacttatgtgctagtcatggattgtccataatgaacaccatgttcagacataaaggtgtccatatgtgctcttggcaccaggataccttacgccggggacacaccggccgcggaagcgccgcgaaaatgtgaccgccttcattcggcgcccttgttaagctattctatagaccacatgggccgccgaagcgccgcgaatcggcgcgcgccggcgctccagcccgcgccgtgcagcgatcatttcggcgttggctcaatttttttcgcgagccgcgggtgaatcgcgtcaattctggcaggaagtcaaacgtagacataagaggcaggccggtaaagttaacaaaataaaccatttcaaaataaaattccgcaatagtcaaatgtgttcgtaatcagacactgcagaaaaaccacacgaacacacacacacatcgaacttgtgtgcgtgtgtgaccacgtgaaggggggagtggttttgggtgtcttttcaccggagcaaacaggacagagaggcagaaagtctgaggcaagcagttaggatggatgactttaaattaattatggaagttgagaaacacaaggagctgtacgacccccgaaaaacatggttatttacgtacccatttaggaagaaactgctaggatacagctgcagaattggagcgggttccaagagattcaactgacagaaacaactggttcataccattggtcacacacacacacacacgcacgcgcgcgtacacacacacatacacacacgtacgcgcgcgcgcgcgtacaaacactcaaacgtagaggaaaagagctgagaaaaggcagagaggaaatggaggacaccaagtgtttaaaagaaaaactacagctgagccgaggcgcgcctcgactggggcgcgtctgatctgaactgaggagcggcgagcagcggccgaatttcgtgagcgattcgcttcgctgCGCTTCCGCggtcggtgtgtccccggcgttaggctGCAgcttgatcgactttgttgttgtttcatctgacctacggccacatgtcttggacactgggGTGAAGAGAGggccagagctgtcaactgaccactacctggtggtgaattagctcagatggtgggggaggatgtcggtcagaccaggcaggcccaaacgtattgcgaggatctgctgggaacgtctggcagagtctcctgtcagaaggagcttcaattccctcctccgacagaacttccaaaatgttctgggggaggcagggggacattgagtctgaatggaccctgttctgtccattgttgaggcggccgaccggagctgtggtcgcaggatcgccaGTGCctttcgtggtggcaacccccaaactcgctggtggacaccggcagttagggatgctgtcaagctgaagaaagagtcttatcaggtctttttggcctgtgggactccagaggcagctgacgggtaccggcagtccaagcggaatgcggctcgggtggtaaCTAAGGCAAAACCCAGGCTTGGGAGGAGTtctgtgagaccatgga
This genomic window from Nothobranchius furzeri strain GRZ-AD chromosome 9, NfurGRZ-RIMD1, whole genome shotgun sequence contains:
- the tmem9b gene encoding transmembrane protein 9B, whose amino-acid sequence is MKSLFCVEGLLFLCFVLLSQVSAKNSEDIRCKCICPPYRDVEGQIYKQNVSLKDCNCLHVVEPMPVDGKDVEAYCLRCECKYEERSSGTIKVTIIMYLSILGLLLLYMVYLTLLEPMLKRRLFGHSQLIQSDDDIGDQQPFANAHNVLSRSHSRPNMLNKVEHAQQRWRRQVQEQRKSVFDRHVVLS